A stretch of the Pogona vitticeps strain Pit_001003342236 chromosome 8, PviZW2.1, whole genome shotgun sequence genome encodes the following:
- the ASTL gene encoding astacin-like metalloendopeptidase isoform X2, which translates to MDVSLGIWPVLIGFLWLFTALPVHGRGDTFEAEHLEGQEGEEGRNLSDDILDINQALILPEAPESSFLMEGDIIKASPFRLFFSANPRWPKKRGIVQIPYVISYRYDKSTVKIIQEAFEDFARFTCIKFVPYSYQRDFISVAPLSGCFSSIGRVGGMQVVSLAPACLQRGKGVALHELMHVLGFWHEHSRADRDKYISISWNEILTGFEMNFMKSWNNNMLVDYDYSSVMHYGRNAFSMTGLPTIIPLSGSSTPLGQRWNLSQSDIARVNKLYKCSQVAAQPEASTERVIRENMMDFIPSEPPPCSALSKVDTSAAQTFSAVASATEMAPATQETLGTPGPSSSKAVGGGTSVPEDHMKITWLPGKENQMQTKGSPETSGEEKVRGEFPAVTEKMPHDETQSREMEIPTTVGAVKKTSGTPPSPTSRPRELGRQPPSYRGASFTNEPSLHEARKGTAAKMEFLPSFMTKSPALFSADVVQGPTRRPGRREMGEEFSRTTRAMPRKHGTELPTALEMGSSLATGSREPEVESGSPNPTEGYSFSMLEEDREERPRKMDRQTIGISGNETDHPTHTSPVGSSSYTTFALRVSRNLATSSRAVELEEETLGFANVPTQTRMGEEAVESSDGCQVSMLPSVWSSGGRKQGARTKLEHDEPPGKESLARVKAPGNHLDWATGGTPSVPWAVVTGHVAASRQKEATVSWGNPAGYSLEEEPFSLAPAHRARKGYRRVTFAKHTTMGSVFVKAEGRTPGDHVDLPSQVSTLEEWTSPVTKSNQVTRPMEGTRLPRPPSPKTAGLRSTVSWPQSSNREGSSPTAFSIGWAPPRGAQGGEIEHVMEAASTARREKPTAGQRTHGSREGELGTEPSEEAKTHGKQSLQGLLSTEPLRSPGPTEPGQWTAGNQRHPSPPLFTGEGQDRIQSRSPSGLRTTVPLRQCGSFSGTKAPLREGTAKRKVSSHAQLKPGATSGERRRQGTKEQSFALEGKPLPVTEAGTSLSWVSGSHNLRGRERTSHYAGVLKEETSSARRIELTQTPSEKRPQGSPSGQAPAESTSTGPSHFSIVSVLRKPALKPPSGSSSFLGTEPVMNSESPAPQSLQRGPEKRVASTASVAIPPAAGRPSEPGSVREETASLQGRHWVTRPSQDVIPGRSGAESTLPPKTLTHIPTEDTDLFLTPGSLELPQLPKVSEGSSGSHKRTEFLPSAGTFVTVGTSVAPYLTRAISPDFGAGQSNAPVGSKEATNTISRERGDTAMEIGASIPLSMERHGTLSAGGSVLGSHEEHVAMTTPPTLQHELQTAVGSLEESIQETTGSNSTKLISGEKGENLTLKSGIYKSEISTAAIYTRIEVKDSRQTGFGTLNMGGWQSPQSAYFNSTEGTGKFITVHEEKWSTQNTVGPTSKLHSGASMIPGSKTQLREVTTSVPGVQKPLGTDKVDKTFPFEVSAEDVYLRDTAPMAEATVALGISRGHHQTSGSVGNGFWSKYIMPHATEGPEEMQDPSRFPLMNRTYVGRSTGEIIPSSKEPSKQIPEAQVVDKVEEATRNPWTRMKPMSNRDSSVDKSGSLHHVAKRSLLEMVGFPEHLSPRKLKLTKESSMEQVLKRTRTASAGGLTHLMPVPGTFKVHVGHPLVGHKDGSFSSVKVAKAMEPAEATRVSKTLGLLWRLPSNVTKVGNDPVIHERTAKATQPLFCSFEKDLCSWKQSTKDDLDWVLEKEEELPAVPVEDGSTSGTPCRTSGGHISLKPSGLAPMQKAILISPVMSGVGCLRFWYNTTDAHMGEINFYIKLLNSSEWHKAWSMKGGQSPSWHQITVPITETSELQLQSNLDGEKGTPRPWRFSSGRSEERPTDFSWAP; encoded by the exons ATGGATGTGTCTCTTGGGATCTGGCCTGTGTTGATTGGGTTTCTTTGGCTATTTACAG CTCTGCCCGTCCATGGCCGCGGAGACACGTTTGAAGCAGAGCACCTTGAGGggcaggagggagaagagggcaGGAACCTATCCGATGACATACTTGACATCAATCAAG CACTGATCCTTCCAGAGGCACCAGAAAGCAGCTTTCTGATGGAGGGGGACATCATCAAGGCA AGTCCCTTCAGACTCTTCTTCTCTGCCAATCCAAGGTGGCCGAAGAAGAGAGGAATTGTCCAGATTCCATATGTTATTTCCTACAGATACG ATAAATCTACCGTGAAGATAATCCAGGAAGCGTTTGAAGACTTCGCAAGGTTTACATGCATCAAATTTGTCCCTTATTCCTATCAGAGGGACTTCATCTCTGTTGCTCCACTCTCTGG CTGCTTCTCCAGCATTGGACGCGTTGGTGGGATGCAGGTGGTCTCGCTGGCTCCAGCTTGCCTCCAGCGGGGGAAAGGGGTGGCGCTGCACGAGCTGATGCACGTCTTGGGTTTCTGGCATGAGCACTCAAGAGCGGATCGAGACAAGTACATCAGCATCTCCTGGAATGAAATCTTGACCG GTTTTGAGATGAACTTCATGAAGTCGTGGAACAACAATATGCTGGTGGACTATGACTATTCCTCGGTCATGCACTATGGCAG GAATGCTTTCAGCATGACCGGCTTACCTACCATCATCCCACTCTCCGGCTCTTCCACTCCTCTTGGTCAAAGATGGAACCTAAGCCAGTCAGATATTGCTCGAGTGAACAAGCTCTATAAGTGTTCTCAGGTTGCAGCACAGCCAG AAGCATCAACGGAGAGGGTCATCAGGGAGAATATGATGGATTTCATTCCAAGTGAGCCTCCGCCCTGCTCAGCCTTGAGCAAAGTGGACACCTCAGCTGCACAGACTTTCAGCGCCGTTGCATCTGCTACAGAAATGGCCCCTGCTACCCAAGAGACCCTGGGGACCCCAGGGCCATCCAGCAGTAAGGCTGTAGGTGGAGGCACAAGTGTTCCTGAAGACCACATGAAGATAACTTGGCTACCTGGAAAGGAGAACCAGATGCAGACCAAGGGGTCTCCAGAGACCTCTGGTGAAGAAAAGGTCAGGGGCGAGTTTCCTGCAGTTACAGAGAAGATGCCACATGACGAAACCCAGTCTAGGGAAATGGAGATTCCAACAACTGTCGGTGCAGTGAAGAAGACTTCTGGAACTCCACCGAGCCCCACCAGTAGACCAAGGGAGCTGGGAAGACAGCCTCCAAGTTATCGGGGGGCCTCCTTCACAAATGAGCCAAGTCTCCACGAAGCAAGGAAAGGAACAGCGGCCAAGATGGAATTTCTGCCTTCATTTATGACCAAAAGCCCAGCCCTGTTCTCCGCAGATGTGGTCCAAGGACCAACAAgaaggcctggaaggagagaaatggGGGAAGAGTTTTCTAGAACCACGAGAGCCATGCCCCGAAAGCATGGCACAGAATTGCCCACTGCTTTGGAAATGGGGAGCTCGCTGGCAACAGGAAGCCGTGAGCCTGAGGTTGAAAGTGGCTCTCCAAACCCAACCGAGGGCTATAGCTTCTCCATGCTAGAAGAGGACCGTGAGGAACGACCAAGAAAGATGGACCGTCAAACCATAGGCATCTCTGGAAATGAAACAGACCACCCCACCCATACCTCCCCAGTGGGGAGTTCTTCTTACACGACCTTTGCTTTGAGAGTCTCCAGGAACCTGGCCACATCTTCCAGGGCTGTGGAACTGGAAGAAGAAACCCTGGGCTTTGCTAATGTTCCTACCCAGACTAGGATGGGGGAAGAGGCTGTAGAAAGCTCAGATGGCTGTCAAGTGAGTATGCTGCCAAGCGTGTGGTCCTCTGGTGGGAGAAAACAGGGTGCAAGAACTAAATTGGAACATGATGAGCCTCCTGGCAAAGAATCTCTTGCAAGGGTAAAGGCACCAGGAAACCACCTTGATTGGGCTACAGGTGGAACTCCATCAGTTCCTTGGGCTGTAGTCACAGGTCATGTTGCTGCTTCAAGGCAAAAAGAGGCGACTGTCTCGTGGGGAAACCCTGCAGGTTATTCTTTGGAAGAGGAACCATTTTCCCTGGCACCTGCTCACAGGGCAAGGAAGGGTTACAGAAGGGTGACATTTGCTAAACACACAACTATGGGCTCTGTCTTTGTGAAAGCAGAGGGACGGACCCCCGGTGACCATGTGGACTTGCCAAGCCAAGTTTCCACTTTAGAGGAATGGACTTCACCAGTAACGAAAAGCAACCAGGTGACACGTCCTATGGAGGGAACACGTCTACCTCGGCCTCCAAGCCCAAAGACAGCTGGACTAAGGTCCACAGTTTCATGGCCACAGTCAAGCAATAGGGAAGGCTCCAGCCCCACTGCCTTCTCTATTGGATGGGCTCCACCTCGAGGGGCACAAGGAGGGGAAATAGAACATGTCATGGAAGCAGCCTCCACTGCAAGACGGGAGAAGCCGACTGCAGGGCAAAGGACCCACGGGAGCCGTGAGGGAGAACTTGGCACTGAACCCTCCGAAGAAGCCAAGACTCATGGAAAGCAGAGTCTTCAGGGACTGTTGTCCACTGAGCCGTTGAGGAGCCCAGGGCCCACCGAGCCTGGGCAATGGACAGCAGGAAATCAGaggcacccctcccctcccctcttcacTGGAGAAGGGCAGGATCGGATACAAAGCCGGAGCCCAAGTGGGCTGAGAACAACGGTGCCTCTAAGACAATGTGGGTCCTTCTCTGGGACAAAGGCTCCACTTAGGGAAGGCACtgccaagagaaaggtctcctccCATGCACAGCTAAAACCAGGAGCTACTAGCGGAGAAAGGCGAAGGCAAGGAACCAAAGAACAGAGCTTTGCTTTGGAAGGGAAGCCTCTCCCGGTGACAGAGGCAGGCACCAGTCTCAGCTGGGTGAGTGGCTCCCACAActtgagagggagagaaagaaccaGCCATTACGCAGGGGTCCTCAAAGAAGAGACATCGTCTGCAAGGAGGATTGAACTGACACAGACACCATCAGAGAAGAGGCCTCAAGGGAGTCCAAGCGGTCAAGCACCTGCTGAATCCACTAGCACCGGTCCTTCCCATTTCTCCATCGTCTCGGTTCTTAGGAAGCCAGCTTTGAAACCTCCCTCAGGCTCTTCGTCTTTCCTGGGAACAGAACCGGTGATGAACTCTGAGAGCCCAGCTCCACAGTCCCTGCAACGAGGCCCTGAGAAGAGAGTTGCCTCTACAGCCAGCGTAGCAATTCCACCTGCAGCAGGAAGACCCTCTGAGCCAGGAAGTGTCAGAGAAGAGACGGCGTCCCTCCAGGGGAGACATTGGGTGACAAGGCCAAGTCAAGACGTCATACCTGGGAGAAGTGGTGCAGAGTCAACCCTGCCACCCAAAACACTGACTCACATTCCTACTGAGGACACAGATCTCTTCCTGACTCCTGGCTCCCTAGAGCTTCCCCAGCTCCCGAAGGTCAGTGAGGGATCTTCTGGTAGCCACAAAAGAACAGAGTTTCTGCCGTCTGCTGGGACGTTTGTAACTGTGGGCACTTCCGTGGCCCCGTACTTGACCAGGGCTATATCTCCAGATTTTGGAGCAGGCCAGTCAAATGCACCTGTTGGTTCCAAAGAGGCCACAAATACGATTTCCAGGGAAAGAGGAGACACCGCAATGGAGATTGGCGCTAGTATTCCTCTGTCGATGGAAAGACACGGGACACTTTCTGCTGGAGGTTCCGTCCTGGGATCTCACGAGGAGCACGTTGCAATGACCACTCCTCCAACCCTCCAGCATGAACTTCAGACTGCAGTTGGGTCCCTGGAGGAATCTATCCAGGAGACAACTGGATCAAACAGCACAAAGCTGATCTcgggggagaaaggagaaaatcTCACACTGAAAAGTGGCATATATAAATCTGAAATATCAACGGCTGCCATATATACAAGGATTGAAGTCAAAGATTCTAGACAGACTGGTTTTGGAACCCTGAACATGGGTGGTTGGCAATCACCACAATCAGCTTACTTTAATTCCACTGAGGGTACAGGAAAATTTATAACTGTTCATGAGGAGAAATGGTCCACACAGAACACTGTTGGTCCCACGAGCAAACTCCATTCTGGTGCTTCCATGATCCCCGGCTCGAAGACTCAATTGAGGGAAGTGACCACCTCTGTTCCTGGTGTCCAGAAGCCTCTTGGCACTGATAAGGTGGACAAAACATTTCCTTTTGAGGTCAGCGCAGAGGATGTGTATTTGAGGGACACAGCACCCATGGCAGAAGCTACTGTGGCCCTGGGAATTTCACGGGGGCACCATCAAACATCTGGCTCAGTGGGAAATGGATTCTGGTCAAAGTACATAATGCCACATGCAACTGAAGGCCCAGAAGAGATGCAGGATCCCAGTAGATTTCCTCTAATGAACCGGACATATGTAGGAAGGAGTACTGGGGAAATAATTCCATCCTCTAAGGAGCCATCCAAACAAATTCCTGAAGCTCAAGTTGTTGACAAGGTGGAGGAAGCCACGAGGAACCCTTGGACCAGAATGAAGCCAATGAGCAACAGGGATTCCTCTGTAGACAAGTCAGGCTCCCTCCATCATGTTGCCAAGAGGTCTTTGCTGGAAATGGTGGGATTTCCTGAGCATCTCAGTCCCAGGAAATTGAAGCTGACAAAAGAATCTTCCATGGAGCAGGTGCTTAAAAGAACCCGGACGGCCTCTGCAGGTGGGCTCACACACCTCATGCCTGTTCCCGGAACCTTCAAGGTACATGTTGGTCACCCTCTTGTTGGCCATAAGGATGGGTCTTTCTCCTCTGTAAAGGTGGCGAAGGCAATGGAGCCGGCAGAAGCCACAAGGGTGTCCAAAACACTGGGTCTTCTCTGGAGGTTGCCTTCTAATGTGACAAAGGTTGGGAATGATCCAGTGATCCATGAAAGAACAGCAAAGGCAACACAGCCTCTCTTCTGTTCCTTTGAGAAGGACTTGTGTTCCTGGAAGCAGAGCACGAAGGATGACCTGGACTGGGTGCTTGAAAAGGAGGAAGAGCTGCCTGCTGTGCCTGTGGAAGATGGGTCCACCTCTGGAACGCCTTGCAGGACCTCAG GTGGCCACATTTCCTTGAAACCTTCAGGCCTAGCTCCTATGCAGAAGGCCATCCTGATAAGCCCAGTCATGAGCGGCGTTGGGTGTCTCAGGTTCTGGTACAACACCACGGATGCTCACATGG
- the ASTL gene encoding astacin-like metalloendopeptidase isoform X1 — MDVSLGIWPVLIGFLWLFTALPVHGRGDTFEAEHLEGQEGEEGRNLSDDILDINQALILPEAPESSFLMEGDIIKASPFRLFFSANPRWPKKRGIVQIPYVISYRYDKSTVKIIQEAFEDFARFTCIKFVPYSYQRDFISVAPLSGCFSSIGRVGGMQVVSLAPACLQRGKGVALHELMHVLGFWHEHSRADRDKYISISWNEILTGFEMNFMKSWNNNMLVDYDYSSVMHYGRNAFSMTGLPTIIPLSGSSTPLGQRWNLSQSDIARVNKLYKCSQVAAQPEASTERVIRENMMDFIPSEPPPCSALSKVDTSAAQTFSAVASATEMAPATQETLGTPGPSSSKAVGGGTSVPEDHMKITWLPGKENQMQTKGSPETSGEEKVRGEFPAVTEKMPHDETQSREMEIPTTVGAVKKTSGTPPSPTSRPRELGRQPPSYRGASFTNEPSLHEARKGTAAKMEFLPSFMTKSPALFSADVVQGPTRRPGRREMGEEFSRTTRAMPRKHGTELPTALEMGSSLATGSREPEVESGSPNPTEGYSFSMLEEDREERPRKMDRQTIGISGNETDHPTHTSPVGSSSYTTFALRVSRNLATSSRAVELEEETLGFANVPTQTRMGEEAVESSDGCQVSMLPSVWSSGGRKQGARTKLEHDEPPGKESLARVKAPGNHLDWATGGTPSVPWAVVTGHVAASRQKEATVSWGNPAGYSLEEEPFSLAPAHRARKGYRRVTFAKHTTMGSVFVKAEGRTPGDHVDLPSQVSTLEEWTSPVTKSNQVTRPMEGTRLPRPPSPKTAGLRSTVSWPQSSNREGSSPTAFSIGWAPPRGAQGGEIEHVMEAASTARREKPTAGQRTHGSREGELGTEPSEEAKTHGKQSLQGLLSTEPLRSPGPTEPGQWTAGNQRHPSPPLFTGEGQDRIQSRSPSGLRTTVPLRQCGSFSGTKAPLREGTAKRKVSSHAQLKPGATSGERRRQGTKEQSFALEGKPLPVTEAGTSLSWVSGSHNLRGRERTSHYAGVLKEETSSARRIELTQTPSEKRPQGSPSGQAPAESTSTGPSHFSIVSVLRKPALKPPSGSSSFLGTEPVMNSESPAPQSLQRGPEKRVASTASVAIPPAAGRPSEPGSVREETASLQGRHWVTRPSQDVIPGRSGAESTLPPKTLTHIPTEDTDLFLTPGSLELPQLPKVSEGSSGSHKRTEFLPSAGTFVTVGTSVAPYLTRAISPDFGAGQSNAPVGSKEATNTISRERGDTAMEIGASIPLSMERHGTLSAGGSVLGSHEEHVAMTTPPTLQHELQTAVGSLEESIQETTGSNSTKLISGEKGENLTLKSGIYKSEISTAAIYTRIEVKDSRQTGFGTLNMGGWQSPQSAYFNSTEGTGKFITVHEEKWSTQNTVGPTSKLHSGASMIPGSKTQLREVTTSVPGVQKPLGTDKVDKTFPFEVSAEDVYLRDTAPMAEATVALGISRGHHQTSGSVGNGFWSKYIMPHATEGPEEMQDPSRFPLMNRTYVGRSTGEIIPSSKEPSKQIPEAQVVDKVEEATRNPWTRMKPMSNRDSSVDKSGSLHHVAKRSLLEMVGFPEHLSPRKLKLTKESSMEQVLKRTRTASAGGLTHLMPVPGTFKVHVGHPLVGHKDGSFSSVKVAKAMEPAEATRVSKTLGLLWRLPSNVTKVGNDPVIHERTAKATQPLFCSFEKDLCSWKQSTKDDLDWVLEKEEELPAVPVEDGSTSGTPCRTSGGHISLKPSGLAPMQKAILISPVMSGVGCLRFWYNTTDAHMGEINFYIKLLNSSEWHKAWSMKGGQSPSWHQITVPITETSELQGALEGVVATSPLGIDDLLVCWKPCWQCHDTVPRVLCTKQTE, encoded by the exons ATGGATGTGTCTCTTGGGATCTGGCCTGTGTTGATTGGGTTTCTTTGGCTATTTACAG CTCTGCCCGTCCATGGCCGCGGAGACACGTTTGAAGCAGAGCACCTTGAGGggcaggagggagaagagggcaGGAACCTATCCGATGACATACTTGACATCAATCAAG CACTGATCCTTCCAGAGGCACCAGAAAGCAGCTTTCTGATGGAGGGGGACATCATCAAGGCA AGTCCCTTCAGACTCTTCTTCTCTGCCAATCCAAGGTGGCCGAAGAAGAGAGGAATTGTCCAGATTCCATATGTTATTTCCTACAGATACG ATAAATCTACCGTGAAGATAATCCAGGAAGCGTTTGAAGACTTCGCAAGGTTTACATGCATCAAATTTGTCCCTTATTCCTATCAGAGGGACTTCATCTCTGTTGCTCCACTCTCTGG CTGCTTCTCCAGCATTGGACGCGTTGGTGGGATGCAGGTGGTCTCGCTGGCTCCAGCTTGCCTCCAGCGGGGGAAAGGGGTGGCGCTGCACGAGCTGATGCACGTCTTGGGTTTCTGGCATGAGCACTCAAGAGCGGATCGAGACAAGTACATCAGCATCTCCTGGAATGAAATCTTGACCG GTTTTGAGATGAACTTCATGAAGTCGTGGAACAACAATATGCTGGTGGACTATGACTATTCCTCGGTCATGCACTATGGCAG GAATGCTTTCAGCATGACCGGCTTACCTACCATCATCCCACTCTCCGGCTCTTCCACTCCTCTTGGTCAAAGATGGAACCTAAGCCAGTCAGATATTGCTCGAGTGAACAAGCTCTATAAGTGTTCTCAGGTTGCAGCACAGCCAG AAGCATCAACGGAGAGGGTCATCAGGGAGAATATGATGGATTTCATTCCAAGTGAGCCTCCGCCCTGCTCAGCCTTGAGCAAAGTGGACACCTCAGCTGCACAGACTTTCAGCGCCGTTGCATCTGCTACAGAAATGGCCCCTGCTACCCAAGAGACCCTGGGGACCCCAGGGCCATCCAGCAGTAAGGCTGTAGGTGGAGGCACAAGTGTTCCTGAAGACCACATGAAGATAACTTGGCTACCTGGAAAGGAGAACCAGATGCAGACCAAGGGGTCTCCAGAGACCTCTGGTGAAGAAAAGGTCAGGGGCGAGTTTCCTGCAGTTACAGAGAAGATGCCACATGACGAAACCCAGTCTAGGGAAATGGAGATTCCAACAACTGTCGGTGCAGTGAAGAAGACTTCTGGAACTCCACCGAGCCCCACCAGTAGACCAAGGGAGCTGGGAAGACAGCCTCCAAGTTATCGGGGGGCCTCCTTCACAAATGAGCCAAGTCTCCACGAAGCAAGGAAAGGAACAGCGGCCAAGATGGAATTTCTGCCTTCATTTATGACCAAAAGCCCAGCCCTGTTCTCCGCAGATGTGGTCCAAGGACCAACAAgaaggcctggaaggagagaaatggGGGAAGAGTTTTCTAGAACCACGAGAGCCATGCCCCGAAAGCATGGCACAGAATTGCCCACTGCTTTGGAAATGGGGAGCTCGCTGGCAACAGGAAGCCGTGAGCCTGAGGTTGAAAGTGGCTCTCCAAACCCAACCGAGGGCTATAGCTTCTCCATGCTAGAAGAGGACCGTGAGGAACGACCAAGAAAGATGGACCGTCAAACCATAGGCATCTCTGGAAATGAAACAGACCACCCCACCCATACCTCCCCAGTGGGGAGTTCTTCTTACACGACCTTTGCTTTGAGAGTCTCCAGGAACCTGGCCACATCTTCCAGGGCTGTGGAACTGGAAGAAGAAACCCTGGGCTTTGCTAATGTTCCTACCCAGACTAGGATGGGGGAAGAGGCTGTAGAAAGCTCAGATGGCTGTCAAGTGAGTATGCTGCCAAGCGTGTGGTCCTCTGGTGGGAGAAAACAGGGTGCAAGAACTAAATTGGAACATGATGAGCCTCCTGGCAAAGAATCTCTTGCAAGGGTAAAGGCACCAGGAAACCACCTTGATTGGGCTACAGGTGGAACTCCATCAGTTCCTTGGGCTGTAGTCACAGGTCATGTTGCTGCTTCAAGGCAAAAAGAGGCGACTGTCTCGTGGGGAAACCCTGCAGGTTATTCTTTGGAAGAGGAACCATTTTCCCTGGCACCTGCTCACAGGGCAAGGAAGGGTTACAGAAGGGTGACATTTGCTAAACACACAACTATGGGCTCTGTCTTTGTGAAAGCAGAGGGACGGACCCCCGGTGACCATGTGGACTTGCCAAGCCAAGTTTCCACTTTAGAGGAATGGACTTCACCAGTAACGAAAAGCAACCAGGTGACACGTCCTATGGAGGGAACACGTCTACCTCGGCCTCCAAGCCCAAAGACAGCTGGACTAAGGTCCACAGTTTCATGGCCACAGTCAAGCAATAGGGAAGGCTCCAGCCCCACTGCCTTCTCTATTGGATGGGCTCCACCTCGAGGGGCACAAGGAGGGGAAATAGAACATGTCATGGAAGCAGCCTCCACTGCAAGACGGGAGAAGCCGACTGCAGGGCAAAGGACCCACGGGAGCCGTGAGGGAGAACTTGGCACTGAACCCTCCGAAGAAGCCAAGACTCATGGAAAGCAGAGTCTTCAGGGACTGTTGTCCACTGAGCCGTTGAGGAGCCCAGGGCCCACCGAGCCTGGGCAATGGACAGCAGGAAATCAGaggcacccctcccctcccctcttcacTGGAGAAGGGCAGGATCGGATACAAAGCCGGAGCCCAAGTGGGCTGAGAACAACGGTGCCTCTAAGACAATGTGGGTCCTTCTCTGGGACAAAGGCTCCACTTAGGGAAGGCACtgccaagagaaaggtctcctccCATGCACAGCTAAAACCAGGAGCTACTAGCGGAGAAAGGCGAAGGCAAGGAACCAAAGAACAGAGCTTTGCTTTGGAAGGGAAGCCTCTCCCGGTGACAGAGGCAGGCACCAGTCTCAGCTGGGTGAGTGGCTCCCACAActtgagagggagagaaagaaccaGCCATTACGCAGGGGTCCTCAAAGAAGAGACATCGTCTGCAAGGAGGATTGAACTGACACAGACACCATCAGAGAAGAGGCCTCAAGGGAGTCCAAGCGGTCAAGCACCTGCTGAATCCACTAGCACCGGTCCTTCCCATTTCTCCATCGTCTCGGTTCTTAGGAAGCCAGCTTTGAAACCTCCCTCAGGCTCTTCGTCTTTCCTGGGAACAGAACCGGTGATGAACTCTGAGAGCCCAGCTCCACAGTCCCTGCAACGAGGCCCTGAGAAGAGAGTTGCCTCTACAGCCAGCGTAGCAATTCCACCTGCAGCAGGAAGACCCTCTGAGCCAGGAAGTGTCAGAGAAGAGACGGCGTCCCTCCAGGGGAGACATTGGGTGACAAGGCCAAGTCAAGACGTCATACCTGGGAGAAGTGGTGCAGAGTCAACCCTGCCACCCAAAACACTGACTCACATTCCTACTGAGGACACAGATCTCTTCCTGACTCCTGGCTCCCTAGAGCTTCCCCAGCTCCCGAAGGTCAGTGAGGGATCTTCTGGTAGCCACAAAAGAACAGAGTTTCTGCCGTCTGCTGGGACGTTTGTAACTGTGGGCACTTCCGTGGCCCCGTACTTGACCAGGGCTATATCTCCAGATTTTGGAGCAGGCCAGTCAAATGCACCTGTTGGTTCCAAAGAGGCCACAAATACGATTTCCAGGGAAAGAGGAGACACCGCAATGGAGATTGGCGCTAGTATTCCTCTGTCGATGGAAAGACACGGGACACTTTCTGCTGGAGGTTCCGTCCTGGGATCTCACGAGGAGCACGTTGCAATGACCACTCCTCCAACCCTCCAGCATGAACTTCAGACTGCAGTTGGGTCCCTGGAGGAATCTATCCAGGAGACAACTGGATCAAACAGCACAAAGCTGATCTcgggggagaaaggagaaaatcTCACACTGAAAAGTGGCATATATAAATCTGAAATATCAACGGCTGCCATATATACAAGGATTGAAGTCAAAGATTCTAGACAGACTGGTTTTGGAACCCTGAACATGGGTGGTTGGCAATCACCACAATCAGCTTACTTTAATTCCACTGAGGGTACAGGAAAATTTATAACTGTTCATGAGGAGAAATGGTCCACACAGAACACTGTTGGTCCCACGAGCAAACTCCATTCTGGTGCTTCCATGATCCCCGGCTCGAAGACTCAATTGAGGGAAGTGACCACCTCTGTTCCTGGTGTCCAGAAGCCTCTTGGCACTGATAAGGTGGACAAAACATTTCCTTTTGAGGTCAGCGCAGAGGATGTGTATTTGAGGGACACAGCACCCATGGCAGAAGCTACTGTGGCCCTGGGAATTTCACGGGGGCACCATCAAACATCTGGCTCAGTGGGAAATGGATTCTGGTCAAAGTACATAATGCCACATGCAACTGAAGGCCCAGAAGAGATGCAGGATCCCAGTAGATTTCCTCTAATGAACCGGACATATGTAGGAAGGAGTACTGGGGAAATAATTCCATCCTCTAAGGAGCCATCCAAACAAATTCCTGAAGCTCAAGTTGTTGACAAGGTGGAGGAAGCCACGAGGAACCCTTGGACCAGAATGAAGCCAATGAGCAACAGGGATTCCTCTGTAGACAAGTCAGGCTCCCTCCATCATGTTGCCAAGAGGTCTTTGCTGGAAATGGTGGGATTTCCTGAGCATCTCAGTCCCAGGAAATTGAAGCTGACAAAAGAATCTTCCATGGAGCAGGTGCTTAAAAGAACCCGGACGGCCTCTGCAGGTGGGCTCACACACCTCATGCCTGTTCCCGGAACCTTCAAGGTACATGTTGGTCACCCTCTTGTTGGCCATAAGGATGGGTCTTTCTCCTCTGTAAAGGTGGCGAAGGCAATGGAGCCGGCAGAAGCCACAAGGGTGTCCAAAACACTGGGTCTTCTCTGGAGGTTGCCTTCTAATGTGACAAAGGTTGGGAATGATCCAGTGATCCATGAAAGAACAGCAAAGGCAACACAGCCTCTCTTCTGTTCCTTTGAGAAGGACTTGTGTTCCTGGAAGCAGAGCACGAAGGATGACCTGGACTGGGTGCTTGAAAAGGAGGAAGAGCTGCCTGCTGTGCCTGTGGAAGATGGGTCCACCTCTGGAACGCCTTGCAGGACCTCAG GTGGCCACATTTCCTTGAAACCTTCAGGCCTAGCTCCTATGCAGAAGGCCATCCTGATAAGCCCAGTCATGAGCGGCGTTGGGTGTCTCAGGTTCTGGTACAACACCACGGATGCTCACATGG